Within Mesotoga infera, the genomic segment CAATATCGATAGTTCTCTTGAAGTATTCCTGACTGAATCCCGTGAATGCTCTGTGCTCAGAGCCATTGCTATAGGTTCGAACCCAGCGGTGAAGAAGGCAATCAGTGAAGAAAAAAGAATGAATACTATTGGAATCTCAATTACTGAATAGGCAAAGTAGAGAAGAGCCGGCGTAAGTACAAGTAACATCACAAGTAGTTTTCGTTTCTTAAGTCCGTCAGATATTGCTCCCCAGGCCGGAGAACCGAAAGTCTCCACAGCTCCTCTCACTGTTGTAAGAAGCCCAACCATAAGAAGTGAGGCCCCAAGTTCTCTTAGCTTAAGCTGCAAGAGCAAGCCAAAACCGAACATCACAAAGAACACTAACAGAGATGTCAGCAAGAGTGGAAGACGTTTGTCATGCAAGGGAGATTCTCCTTTAGTTTGATTGACTTATTAATTATAGCATCAGCTTCCGATCCCTCAAGTTAGGCTAAATCATCGCATTGTGGATTCAAATTCGATCCAAAGGCCTTCACGTTTGATAAGAAATCCGACTCTCTTCTTAGTTTTCCAGCTTCTTCTCCAGAAGAACTGAGAATTCTTTCATACCAGTAGCTTCAGACCATAAATGATAATCGCTTTCATATGCACAATCAAAGAAGGATTCTTCAACCCCTCTCCTGAATAGATAATCGTTGAGAAATAAGAGTAGGTCTCTTCCTATACCCATTCGACGAAAACGTTTGCTGATAAAAACAAACTCTATGAATCCAAGAAAACTGTAAGTCATCAGATCTTCGAAGACGGAATAGATTAGAACTCCCGCCATTTCTTCATCTTGCCGGCAAACAAGAATTTTACCTCCAGAGTCCAAGATTTCATTCAGGCGAAAGAACAACTCACTTGGCGTCGTTTGGAGCTGGCGGTTAATGATTGAGGGGGAAGAAGAGATTTCGACAAAGACTTTTCGAAGATCTTCAGGAAGACCATGGAGGATTTCGAAGGCGTTTGGCTTAGATTCCAGGAGTCGTTTATCGGTACTGAAGGTGATTCTCTTTTCGCTAAAACCCTCACTTTTCAGCATATGCCATCCAGTCCCGAATCTATAAGTATTGCCGGTAATCTTCTGAAAAAAAGGCTTAAGCTCCTTTAAAGCAGACCTAAGAAGAGTTCTTCCTGCTCCCACTCCTCAGTACTCTTTCTTGACATACAGATCATAGATGTGTCCAGATAAATTGGAAGAAAACCGCTCCTCCTTATGAGGTCCAAAGTGGATGTGTCCTAAGATTTCTCCATGGCCTCTCAATACAAGCAAACTGTCGCCTCTCTCGAGAAAATCAGAATAGACCTCCTCAACCGGCCTGAGTTCTGAAAGCGAATACCTACCGTTACTCGATTCGGGAATCGAGTAATACATTTTCTCCATAATCTCTCTTGCCTCTTCAGAAGAGGGCCTATCGACATAAAAACCATTCATGATATTCTGCCGCCCATAGGGTAGATAATTGATACCGTTTCTTTCT encodes:
- a CDS encoding MFS transporter, translated to MHDKRLPLLLTSLLVFFVMFGFGLLLQLKLRELGASLLMVGLLTTVRGAVETFGSPAWGAISDGLKKRKLLVMLLVLTPALLYFAYSVIEIPIVFILFSSLIAFFTAGFEPIAMALSTEHSRDSVRNTSRELSIL